A stretch of the Halomonas sp. CH40 genome encodes the following:
- a CDS encoding heavy metal translocating P-type ATPase: MADTCYHCGNPVPDGAPWRIEIDDTSHSLCCPGCEAVAHAIIEGGLESYYRYRTELPERPDDRQAANADTWQVFDDPGLQAKFVHPDGDEGHVRATLAVDGITCAACAWLIEHRLNALEGVASSAVNLTHHRVRISWDPEIIQLSQLLAELAAIGYTAQPYEPDQAQLRLQKEERMNVRRLIIAAVGMMQVMMFSIPIYVAGADGMSEDFYVLFHWLSFALATPVVFFSAQPFFHNALRDLRTGVLGMDVPVSLAIGCAYAASAYAVIFNVGEVYFDSVAMFTFFLLFSRYIEARARRRNGQSGNALSSVLPVSATRLEADGSERILPASELREGDRVLIKPGHGVPADGIIEEGDSSLDESMLTGEYLPVTRQTGERIVGGSQNMENPLVMRVTHAGNDARVASIVDLTDRAFASRPRLAQMAARMAHLFVLRLLVVTVCVTAVWWWIDPSRVLWVMLSVLVVTCPCALALATPTALTAGHGQLRQRGVLITRADALESLSSATRVIFDKTGTLTRGEMQLTETRLCSDTLDAERARAIAAALESRSEHPIARAFRPYRNATLKATGLRSLTGQGLEGSLNGALWRLGKPAFACQEATPTAPGPGQWLLLSENAAPRAWFRLYDGVRDDAGDTIAALKANGIAVELLSGDTTATVRELAKQLGIDTWQAGASPEGKLAHLQALQGKGECVVMVGDGINDVPVLAGADVAIAMNGATDLARTRADAVLLNPRLLRIADAVDISRATRRIMRQNMIWSVCYNFTALPLAALGLVPPWLAALGMSFSSLVVVGNALRLTRWKSRRPAAISTPTPKTVSA; encoded by the coding sequence ATGGCCGACACCTGTTACCACTGCGGCAACCCGGTGCCCGACGGGGCACCTTGGCGTATCGAGATTGACGACACTTCCCACTCTCTATGTTGCCCCGGCTGTGAAGCCGTGGCCCATGCCATCATTGAGGGTGGCCTTGAAAGCTACTACCGCTATCGCACCGAACTCCCTGAACGCCCGGATGACCGCCAGGCCGCCAATGCGGATACCTGGCAGGTGTTCGACGACCCCGGCCTGCAGGCCAAGTTCGTTCATCCTGACGGCGATGAAGGCCATGTACGCGCCACCCTGGCGGTCGATGGAATTACCTGTGCGGCCTGCGCCTGGCTGATCGAGCATCGCCTCAATGCCTTGGAAGGGGTTGCCAGTAGCGCCGTCAACCTGACCCACCATCGTGTGCGTATCAGCTGGGACCCAGAAATCATCCAGCTTTCCCAACTGTTGGCTGAACTGGCGGCGATTGGCTACACCGCCCAGCCCTATGAGCCGGATCAGGCCCAGTTACGCCTGCAGAAAGAAGAGCGCATGAATGTACGCCGCCTAATCATTGCCGCCGTTGGCATGATGCAGGTGATGATGTTTTCCATTCCGATCTATGTCGCCGGGGCAGACGGCATGTCGGAAGATTTTTACGTGCTGTTTCACTGGCTGTCCTTTGCCCTTGCCACACCGGTAGTGTTTTTCTCCGCCCAGCCGTTCTTTCACAATGCCCTGCGCGACCTCAGAACCGGCGTACTGGGCATGGATGTACCGGTATCACTGGCGATTGGCTGTGCTTATGCCGCCAGCGCCTACGCGGTGATCTTCAATGTCGGCGAGGTGTATTTTGACTCAGTCGCCATGTTCACCTTCTTCCTGCTGTTCAGCCGCTATATCGAGGCCCGCGCCCGACGCCGCAACGGTCAGAGCGGTAATGCGCTCAGCAGCGTGCTACCAGTATCCGCCACTCGTCTGGAAGCAGACGGCAGCGAGCGCATTCTGCCCGCCAGCGAACTGCGCGAAGGCGACCGGGTACTGATCAAGCCCGGCCATGGCGTTCCGGCTGACGGCATTATTGAAGAAGGTGACTCCAGCCTGGATGAATCCATGCTGACCGGCGAATACCTGCCGGTGACCCGCCAGACGGGCGAGCGCATTGTCGGCGGCAGCCAGAACATGGAAAACCCCTTGGTCATGCGGGTCACCCATGCCGGTAACGATGCCCGTGTGGCCAGCATTGTCGATCTGACCGACCGCGCCTTTGCCAGCCGCCCACGCCTGGCCCAGATGGCTGCGCGTATGGCGCATCTGTTTGTCCTGCGCCTGCTGGTGGTCACCGTCTGCGTCACCGCCGTCTGGTGGTGGATCGACCCGTCACGGGTGCTTTGGGTGATGCTGTCCGTGCTGGTGGTTACCTGCCCTTGCGCCCTGGCGCTGGCCACCCCCACCGCCCTGACCGCCGGGCACGGCCAGTTGCGACAACGCGGCGTGCTGATTACTCGCGCGGATGCTCTGGAGTCGCTTTCCAGCGCCACCCGGGTGATTTTCGACAAGACCGGCACCCTGACCCGCGGCGAAATGCAGCTGACCGAGACGCGCCTGTGCAGCGATACTCTGGATGCCGAGCGCGCCAGAGCGATTGCCGCCGCGCTGGAGTCACGCTCCGAACACCCGATTGCCCGCGCTTTTCGCCCTTACCGGAATGCGACTCTTAAGGCCACTGGCCTGCGCAGCCTCACCGGCCAGGGGCTTGAAGGCTCTCTGAATGGCGCCCTCTGGCGGCTGGGCAAGCCCGCCTTTGCCTGTCAGGAGGCCACGCCAACCGCTCCCGGCCCGGGCCAGTGGCTGCTGCTCAGCGAGAACGCCGCGCCCAGGGCCTGGTTTCGCCTGTATGACGGCGTGCGCGATGATGCCGGCGACACCATTGCCGCCCTGAAAGCCAACGGCATTGCCGTTGAGCTGCTGTCCGGTGACACGACCGCAACGGTCAGGGAACTTGCCAAGCAGCTTGGCATCGATACCTGGCAGGCAGGCGCCAGCCCCGAAGGCAAGCTTGCCCACCTTCAGGCCCTGCAGGGAAAGGGCGAATGCGTAGTGATGGTGGGTGACGGCATCAATGACGTCCCCGTGCTGGCGGGCGCTGATGTTGCCATTGCCATGAACGGCGCCACTGACCTGGCGCGCACCCGTGCCGATGCGGTGCTGCTCAACCCGCGCCTGCTGCGCATTGCCGATGCCGTTGACATCTCGCGGGCGACCCGGCGTATCATGCGCCAGAACATGATCTGGTCGGTGTGCTACAACTTTACGGCCCTACCACTGGCCGCCCTTGGGCTGGTGCCGCCCTGGCTAGCCGCGCTGGGCATGTCATTCAGCTCTCTGGTGGTGGTTGGTAATGCGCTACGCCTGACCCGCTGGAAAAGCCGTCGGCCAGCGGCTATTTCGACCCCCACCCCCAAAACGGTATCCGCATGA
- the fnr gene encoding fumarate/nitrate reduction transcriptional regulator Fnr: MPELMSRRRARLNEARCQTCSLSSLCLPLALELDDMGQFDAIIRRRAPLKKGEPLFRQGDRFTSVFAVRSGSLKQLTTEGSGTDQLTNFYLPSELVGLDGIDERHYPGSVVALETTTVCEIPFDRLDLLSEELPELRGQLYRSMSKELRDDRRMMRLLSRKTADQRLATFLVTLSERFRRRGYSPYSFRLSMARADIGNYLGLAVETVSRILSRFQSQGVVAVSGREVNILDMPLLLTLAEEEIEDAS; the protein is encoded by the coding sequence ATGCCGGAACTAATGAGCCGTCGGCGAGCCCGGCTCAATGAGGCCCGCTGCCAGACATGCAGCCTCAGCTCGCTGTGTCTGCCCCTGGCCCTTGAGCTGGATGACATGGGCCAGTTTGATGCCATCATCCGTCGTCGTGCGCCGCTGAAAAAGGGTGAGCCTTTGTTTCGTCAGGGAGACCGTTTTACCAGCGTGTTCGCGGTGCGTTCCGGCAGCCTCAAACAGTTGACGACCGAGGGCAGTGGCACCGACCAGCTGACCAACTTCTACCTGCCCAGCGAATTGGTCGGGCTAGACGGGATTGATGAGCGACATTATCCGGGCAGCGTGGTGGCGCTGGAAACCACCACGGTATGCGAGATCCCTTTTGACCGCCTGGATCTGCTCTCTGAAGAATTGCCGGAATTACGCGGCCAGCTATACCGCAGCATGAGTAAGGAGTTACGCGATGATAGGCGCATGATGCGGCTTCTTTCGCGCAAGACTGCCGACCAGCGCCTGGCCACTTTTTTGGTCACGCTGTCTGAGCGCTTCCGCCGCCGCGGTTATTCCCCCTACAGCTTCCGGCTTTCCATGGCCCGGGCGGATATCGGCAATTATCTGGGGCTGGCGGTAGAAACCGTCAGCCGCATTCTAAGCCGTTTCCAGAGCCAGGGCGTTGTTGCCGTTTCCGGCCGGGAAGTGAATATCCTCGATATGCCGCTGCTGTTGACCCTGGCCGAAGAAGAAATCGAAGACGCCAGTTGA
- the ccoS gene encoding cbb3-type cytochrome oxidase assembly protein CcoS, whose protein sequence is MTILYLLIPLSLILLGLAVWAFFWAVKHDQFDDLEGPAHRILFDEDENDLAPEERQRRQQARDKKSAARKSHDDSEQP, encoded by the coding sequence ATGACCATTTTATATCTGCTCATTCCACTGTCGCTTATTCTGCTGGGGCTGGCCGTCTGGGCGTTTTTCTGGGCGGTCAAGCACGATCAGTTTGACGACCTGGAAGGGCCTGCCCATCGCATTCTGTTTGATGAGGATGAAAACGACCTGGCCCCGGAAGAACGCCAGCGGCGCCAGCAGGCACGCGATAAGAAAAGTGCCGCCCGCAAGTCACACGACGACAGTGAACAACCATGA
- a CDS encoding DUF294 nucleotidyltransferase-like domain-containing protein — protein sequence MVEVDLTQPPFNMLDETGREQVRHSMDMVYYDRDEIILETGQTGEYVFLIHKGEVAEVDPTLPSSSSRIGHYTAGDLFGAISILNGKSRYRFIAEQECLCHLLPKALFEQLCRDYPDFSDFFRQTLAHKARLMTEKRAEGGVTMAGFMLAQAKECMREPVMMEANTDITDAVKQLNERHADSVLVMHDGAPGMVTKTDLLNALVMDGREQSSPVVDIAHFSLVTVTPQQYLFEALVLMTRHKVSRVVVVERDQVKGVVELTDVLSYFSSRSYVVSLQVEQANDLETLAAASQRTPELVKALMAQGVKLRFAMDLLAALNGRIISKAWQFTVDERFHADSCLMVMGSEGRGEQILKTDQDNGLILEDHLEWPEVADDMQRLTETLIKLGYPPCPGNIMVSNPEWVGTVSQWQRRIARWVEARDGDSLMKLAIMLDAHAVAGNPALLERVRSTLFEAGAKDELLLSYFARTTLRFSTPLTLFGSLKKPQHGIDIKKGGIFPIVHGVRTMALERGILATSTLDRLDALVEDGRLKRRFADDLGEALALFTELRLKQQLEEGESNVSKRSDRVVVQELSSLERDLMREALHIVKDLKQRLSHRYHLEYS from the coding sequence ATGGTCGAAGTGGATCTGACGCAACCCCCTTTTAACATGCTCGACGAGACGGGCCGTGAGCAGGTGCGTCATAGTATGGATATGGTGTATTACGATCGTGATGAGATCATTCTGGAAACAGGCCAGACGGGGGAGTATGTTTTTCTGATCCACAAGGGGGAAGTGGCAGAAGTCGACCCTACTTTGCCTTCCTCATCCTCCAGGATCGGCCACTATACGGCGGGCGATCTGTTTGGCGCTATCAGCATCCTGAATGGGAAAAGCCGTTACCGCTTTATCGCTGAACAGGAGTGCCTGTGCCATTTATTGCCCAAGGCGCTGTTTGAGCAGTTATGCCGTGATTACCCTGATTTCAGCGATTTTTTCCGTCAGACCCTGGCGCATAAAGCCCGCCTGATGACAGAAAAGCGCGCTGAAGGCGGGGTAACCATGGCGGGTTTCATGCTGGCCCAGGCCAAGGAGTGCATGCGCGAGCCGGTGATGATGGAGGCCAATACCGATATTACCGACGCGGTAAAGCAGCTGAACGAGCGCCATGCCGATAGCGTTCTGGTCATGCATGACGGCGCACCCGGCATGGTCACCAAGACGGATCTGTTGAATGCCCTGGTCATGGATGGACGGGAACAGAGCAGCCCAGTGGTGGATATTGCCCACTTCTCCCTGGTCACCGTGACGCCGCAACAATACCTGTTTGAAGCCCTGGTGCTGATGACCCGCCACAAGGTGTCTCGAGTGGTGGTGGTTGAGCGCGACCAGGTGAAAGGCGTGGTTGAGCTGACTGATGTGCTCAGCTACTTCTCCAGCCGCAGCTATGTGGTCAGCCTGCAGGTCGAGCAGGCCAATGACCTGGAGACTCTGGCAGCGGCCAGCCAGCGCACCCCTGAGCTGGTCAAGGCGCTGATGGCTCAAGGGGTCAAGCTACGCTTTGCCATGGATCTGCTGGCGGCATTGAACGGGCGGATTATCAGTAAGGCATGGCAGTTTACCGTTGACGAGCGTTTTCATGCCGATAGCTGCCTGATGGTGATGGGCAGCGAAGGGCGCGGCGAGCAGATTCTGAAAACCGATCAGGACAATGGCCTGATCCTGGAAGATCATCTGGAATGGCCTGAAGTAGCAGACGATATGCAACGCCTGACGGAGACCCTGATCAAGCTGGGTTATCCCCCCTGCCCGGGGAATATCATGGTTTCCAATCCAGAGTGGGTCGGCACGGTCAGCCAGTGGCAGCGGCGGATTGCCCGCTGGGTTGAGGCGCGTGATGGGGACAGCCTGATGAAGCTGGCGATCATGCTTGATGCCCATGCGGTTGCTGGCAATCCGGCACTGCTTGAGCGGGTGCGCAGCACCCTGTTTGAAGCCGGTGCCAAGGATGAATTACTGCTTTCCTACTTTGCCCGCACCACGCTGCGCTTCTCCACTCCGCTGACCCTGTTTGGCTCCTTGAAGAAGCCTCAGCACGGCATTGATATCAAAAAAGGCGGTATCTTTCCCATTGTGCATGGTGTGCGCACCATGGCGCTGGAACGCGGCATACTGGCCACATCGACCCTCGACCGACTGGATGCCCTGGTTGAGGATGGCCGTCTTAAACGTCGCTTTGCAGACGACCTGGGGGAAGCATTGGCGCTGTTTACCGAATTACGCCTGAAGCAGCAGCTGGAGGAGGGCGAATCGAACGTCAGCAAGCGCTCCGACCGGGTTGTGGTGCAGGAGCTTTCCTCGCTGGAACGTGACCTGATGCGTGAAGCCCTGCATATCGTCAAGGATCTCAAGCAGCGTCTGTCTCACCGCTATCATCTTGAGTATTCGTAA
- the hemN gene encoding oxygen-independent coproporphyrinogen III oxidase: MAVHALAATSTANRAAPPDNPVWDETLLRRYDKSGPRYTSYPTALSFHDQFGAADFTAALERSNATQRPLSLYVHVPFCRKICFYCACNKIATKNTALAEPYLSRLDREMVLTSQHLDTTRNVEQLHWGGGTPTFLTLSQMSDVIDRLDARFGLSSSPSRDYAIEIDPREADVFTLRHLQSLGFNRISLGVQDLDPVVQKAINRVQPRVLTETLMDEAHRLGFRSLNLDLIYGLPHQTQAGFADTLRQVIDLNPARLSVFNYAHMPQRFAPQRRINESDLPSAEEKLDILHTTIDMLTSAGYVHIGMDHFARPDDSLAIAQREGTLQRNFQGYSSHAQCDLVGLGVSAISRVNDVYAQNPTDLASYEQALDQGQLATVKGLRLSTDDLIRRDVIERLMCDMQIDLADVGKRWNIDAPRYFAATLERLQGALRDGLVEHNGDLLRATPIGRLLIRHLAMAFDAHLPGDTTQRYSRIV, from the coding sequence ATGGCCGTTCACGCTCTCGCTGCTACTTCAACCGCTAACAGAGCGGCGCCGCCAGACAACCCGGTATGGGATGAAACGCTGTTGCGTCGCTACGATAAAAGCGGGCCACGCTATACCTCTTACCCAACGGCCCTGTCGTTTCACGACCAGTTTGGTGCCGCTGATTTTACCGCAGCGCTGGAGCGCAGCAACGCCACCCAACGGCCGCTATCGCTTTACGTCCACGTGCCTTTTTGCCGCAAGATCTGCTTCTATTGCGCCTGCAACAAGATTGCCACCAAAAACACTGCCCTGGCTGAGCCTTATCTGTCACGCCTCGACCGTGAGATGGTACTGACTTCCCAGCACCTGGATACCACACGCAACGTTGAACAGCTGCACTGGGGCGGCGGTACGCCAACCTTTCTGACCCTGAGCCAGATGAGTGACGTCATTGATCGCCTGGATGCGCGCTTTGGTCTGTCATCATCACCCAGCCGCGACTATGCCATCGAGATCGACCCCCGCGAGGCGGATGTGTTCACCCTGCGCCATCTGCAATCACTAGGGTTTAACCGCATCAGCTTGGGCGTGCAGGATCTTGACCCTGTGGTACAGAAAGCCATCAACCGCGTCCAGCCTCGAGTGCTGACGGAAACCCTGATGGATGAAGCCCATCGGTTGGGCTTTCGCTCACTGAATCTTGATCTTATCTACGGCTTGCCTCACCAGACCCAGGCGGGGTTTGCCGATACCCTGCGTCAGGTGATTGATCTTAACCCGGCACGTTTATCAGTATTCAATTACGCCCACATGCCTCAGCGCTTCGCGCCGCAGCGACGCATCAATGAAAGCGACCTGCCAAGCGCCGAAGAGAAGCTGGATATCCTGCACACCACCATTGATATGCTGACCAGCGCAGGCTATGTGCATATCGGCATGGATCACTTTGCCCGCCCGGATGACAGCCTGGCCATTGCTCAGCGCGAAGGCACCTTGCAGCGCAACTTCCAGGGTTATTCAAGCCATGCCCAGTGTGATCTGGTGGGCCTGGGCGTTTCGGCCATTTCGCGGGTCAATGATGTCTATGCCCAGAACCCGACTGACCTGGCAAGCTATGAGCAGGCGCTGGATCAGGGTCAGCTGGCCACGGTCAAGGGGCTACGCCTGAGCACTGATGACCTGATTCGCCGTGATGTGATTGAGCGCCTGATGTGCGATATGCAGATTGATCTGGCAGACGTAGGCAAACGCTGGAATATTGATGCGCCGCGCTACTTCGCCGCCACCCTGGAACGTTTACAGGGTGCGCTGCGTGATGGTTTGGTGGAGCACAACGGCGACCTTCTGCGCGCCACGCCCATCGGACGGCTGCTGATCCGTCATCTGGCCATGGCCTTTGATGCTCATCTGCCTGGCGATACCACCCAGCGTTATTCCAGGATTGTTTAA
- a CDS encoding sulfite exporter TauE/SafE family protein, whose product MNPTGFDLPPMLAAFIFGLMGGAHCIGMCGGIMSALTFAVPPSMRQPARLGGLLLSYNLGRILSYMIAGAIVAALGTLLSLSPSAGMALQAFAAVMLILMALYIANWWKGLLKVEAVGRRVWKYIEPFGRRLMPVVKLPQAFALGAVWGWLPCGLVYSMLAWSLAIADPLEGALLMGAFGLGTLPALLATGIAARQLSGLIRHPATRSIAALSIIAFALWQLYDLTVSYSH is encoded by the coding sequence ATGAACCCCACTGGCTTTGATCTGCCCCCCATGCTGGCAGCGTTCATTTTTGGCTTGATGGGAGGCGCTCACTGTATTGGTATGTGCGGCGGCATCATGAGCGCCCTGACCTTTGCCGTGCCGCCCAGCATGCGTCAGCCAGCGCGCCTTGGCGGGCTTTTGCTGAGCTACAACCTGGGCCGCATTCTGAGCTATATGATCGCCGGTGCCATCGTGGCGGCTCTGGGCACCCTGCTTTCGTTATCTCCTAGCGCCGGCATGGCGCTGCAGGCATTTGCCGCTGTCATGCTGATTCTGATGGCTTTGTATATTGCCAACTGGTGGAAGGGCTTACTCAAGGTAGAAGCCGTGGGGCGACGCGTCTGGAAGTATATTGAGCCTTTTGGGCGGCGCCTGATGCCGGTGGTCAAGCTCCCCCAGGCTTTTGCCCTGGGCGCCGTTTGGGGCTGGCTGCCCTGCGGTCTGGTCTATTCCATGCTGGCCTGGAGCCTGGCGATTGCCGACCCGCTGGAAGGCGCGCTGTTGATGGGCGCCTTTGGGCTTGGCACCCTGCCCGCACTGCTGGCCACCGGGATTGCGGCCCGCCAGCTGAGCGGGCTGATTCGCCACCCCGCCACGCGCAGCATCGCCGCGCTGAGCATCATCGCTTTTGCGCTGTGGCAGCTTTATGATCTGACAGTATCCTATAGTCATTGA
- the ttcA gene encoding tRNA 2-thiocytidine(32) synthetase TtcA: MSSPQAVNAAVDHLDPAPSGTSSSHTAAQARQKREFDKLQKRLRRCVGHAIIDYRMIEEGDKVMVCLSGGKDSYTLLEILRNLQRNAPVNFSLVAVNLDQKQPGFPEHVLPAYLDKLGVDYHILERDTYSVVKEKTPEGKTTCALCSRLRRGSLYGFAEQIGANKVALGHHREDILETLFLNMFFGGSLKAMPPKLLSDDGKNIVIRPLAYCKEADIAEFARQMEFPIIPCNLCGSQPNMQRQVVKEMLAEWNQKHPGRLESMFKAVTNVAPSQLADRQLFDFAGLEAKQADQMADRIHAFEVGS; this comes from the coding sequence ATGTCTTCACCACAAGCGGTCAATGCCGCTGTTGACCATCTCGATCCCGCGCCGAGCGGAACTTCCTCGAGCCATACGGCAGCACAGGCGCGACAAAAACGCGAATTCGACAAGCTGCAAAAGCGCCTGCGTCGCTGCGTCGGCCATGCCATTATTGATTACCGGATGATTGAAGAAGGTGACAAGGTGATGGTGTGCCTATCTGGTGGCAAGGACAGTTACACCCTGCTGGAGATTCTGCGCAACCTGCAGCGTAATGCGCCGGTGAACTTTTCGCTCGTGGCGGTCAATCTGGATCAGAAACAGCCGGGCTTTCCTGAGCACGTGCTGCCCGCATATCTGGATAAACTTGGCGTTGACTACCATATCCTTGAACGCGATACCTACTCGGTGGTCAAGGAAAAAACGCCGGAAGGCAAGACTACCTGTGCACTTTGTTCAAGGCTACGGCGTGGTTCCCTGTACGGGTTTGCCGAACAGATCGGCGCCAACAAGGTGGCACTGGGACATCACCGTGAAGACATTCTGGAAACCCTGTTTTTGAACATGTTCTTTGGCGGCAGCCTGAAAGCCATGCCACCCAAGCTGTTATCAGATGATGGCAAGAATATTGTCATCCGTCCCCTGGCTTACTGCAAGGAAGCGGATATTGCCGAGTTTGCCCGCCAGATGGAATTCCCGATCATTCCCTGCAATCTATGCGGCTCGCAGCCCAATATGCAGCGCCAGGTGGTCAAGGAAATGCTGGCCGAGTGGAATCAAAAACACCCAGGGCGACTGGAAAGCATGTTCAAAGCGGTAACCAACGTGGCCCCGTCTCAGCTCGCCGATCGACAGCTATTTGATTTTGCAGGGCTGGAAGCCAAACAGGCCGACCAGATGGCCGACCGTATTCATGCCTTTGAAGTGGGTTCCTGA